The following proteins are co-located in the Desulfobacterales bacterium genome:
- a CDS encoding YeeE/YedE family protein — protein sequence MAEAAEKSWKKPLLIIGIMIIVFTGLSLITGLWVFTAIPLGFLFGFFLEKADLCGASAFSEVLLMKDWTKIAGLWVIIAVSMIGFALISALGWVSLNPKPFIWANYLVGGVLFGIGIVLAGGCVSGCLFKSGQGNINSMAGLIGIPLGVAAVEYGPLHGFTVYLKSFIVKAADGGPVTLSSVTGLSYGVLAVIIGAITLAAAWRIKQNQKKKQTAVIKQDMPLMQRLVLRPWRPWQAGIAIGLLAIFAYMSSASSGRNYPLGVTHGVMHAQLLFTDAPLKHVHGPPAAPSLPKAAASEGSKTPAPAKKVSWWLLFEIVALVAGAAFSARLSGKTQFLPRPPDQTVIAFIGGILLGTGAAIAGGCVVGNIMSGFALMSLGNVLFGITVVLANWATTYFYLMGGGIMDK from the coding sequence ATGGCGGAAGCAGCGGAGAAAAGCTGGAAAAAGCCATTGTTAATAATCGGCATTATGATTATTGTCTTTACCGGACTGTCGCTGATAACCGGCCTGTGGGTGTTTACGGCCATTCCCCTGGGCTTTTTGTTCGGGTTTTTCCTGGAAAAGGCGGATCTGTGCGGGGCATCGGCGTTCAGCGAGGTGCTGCTCATGAAGGACTGGACAAAAATCGCCGGGCTCTGGGTGATTATCGCTGTGAGCATGATCGGTTTTGCCCTGATTTCGGCACTGGGCTGGGTGAGCTTAAACCCCAAGCCGTTTATCTGGGCCAATTATCTTGTCGGCGGGGTGCTTTTCGGCATCGGCATCGTGCTGGCCGGGGGATGCGTCAGCGGCTGCCTGTTTAAATCCGGCCAGGGCAACATCAATTCCATGGCCGGCTTAATCGGTATTCCGCTGGGCGTGGCGGCTGTGGAATACGGCCCGCTGCATGGGTTCACCGTATATTTGAAGTCATTTATCGTCAAGGCGGCAGACGGCGGACCGGTGACGCTGTCATCGGTCACCGGCCTGTCTTATGGGGTGCTGGCTGTCATTATCGGCGCCATTACCCTGGCGGCTGCCTGGCGGATCAAGCAAAACCAAAAGAAAAAACAGACAGCTGTGATCAAGCAGGATATGCCCCTGATGCAGCGTCTGGTGCTTCGGCCCTGGCGGCCCTGGCAGGCAGGCATTGCCATTGGTCTTTTGGCGATATTCGCTTACATGTCATCGGCATCCAGCGGCCGCAACTATCCGTTGGGCGTGACTCATGGGGTAATGCATGCGCAACTGCTGTTTACGGATGCACCATTAAAGCATGTACATGGGCCGCCTGCCGCGCCTTCGCTGCCGAAAGCGGCGGCATCTGAGGGTTCGAAAACGCCTGCGCCCGCCAAAAAAGTGTCCTGGTGGCTGCTTTTCGAAATTGTGGCCCTGGTTGCCGGCGCGGCCTTCAGCGCCCGGCTGTCCGGAAAAACGCAGTTTCTGCCCCGGCCGCCCGACCAGACGGTGATCGCCTTTATCGGCGGCATTCTGTTGGGCACCGGTGCCGCCATTGCCGGCGGCTGCGTGGTGGGCAACATCATGAGCGGATTTGCGCTGATGAGCCTCGGCAACGTCTTATTCGGGATC